The following proteins come from a genomic window of Musa acuminata AAA Group cultivar baxijiao chromosome BXJ1-7, Cavendish_Baxijiao_AAA, whole genome shotgun sequence:
- the LOC135680014 gene encoding alpha-humulene synthase-like: MCACYFLSVLLVEQLIAMLWRMQECDARMQERAAELMEQVRSMLKDTTDILQTMDLVDSIQLLGLSYHFEKEISEALNRVHDADFNDHPLYDTALRFRLLRQEGYHVTPVVFNKFKDEGGSFMSTLGSDVKGLLSLYNAAYLGTHGEIILDEAISFTRNSLVSALADLKPPLTTQVSLDLETPLCRRMRRLLARDYISIYQEDATRVDAILEFAKLDFNLLQSLHREELKNITKWWNDLASSKNLSFARDRSVECYFWILGVYFEPYYSRARVITTKVIALTSILDDIYDVYSTLEESQRLTEAIQRWDVKIIHQLPEYMKDYYLKLMHTFEEFEDLLASSEKYRITYLKEAMKDLSEAYFEESKWRDQHYVPTLEEHLHVSLISSGYPTLQCASFVGMGEIATKEAFQWITSFPKIVQASAIICRIMNDITSHELEQTREHVASTVQCYMKEYGTDVHVACKKLQVLVDDAWKDINEECLNQTAFPVALLQRIVNFSRMMENIYKYIDGYTNSSTKTKEYISLLLVHPVPL, translated from the exons atGTGCGCATGTTACTTTCTTTCGGTTTTGTTGGTTGAACAATTAATTGCTATGCTATGGAGGATGCAGGAGTGCGATGCAAGGATGCAAGAGAGAGCAGCAGAACTGATGGAGCAGGTAAGAAGCATGTTGAAGGACACTACCGACATCTTGCAAACTATGGACTTGgtcgattcaatccagcttcttggattgaGTTATCACTTCGAGAAAGAAATAAGTGAAGCATTAAACCGAGTCCATGATGCCGATTTTAACGATCATCCTCTCTACGATACTGCTCTCCGGTTTCGACTGCTGAGACAAGAAGGGTATCATGTGACCCCTG TTgtctttaacaagttcaaagatgaGGGAGGGAGTTTCATGTCTACCTTGGGGAGTGATGTGAAAGGACTGTTAAGCTTGTACAACGCAGCCTATCTTGGGACTCATGGGGAGATCATTCTTGATGAAGCCATCTCTTTTACGAGGAATAGCCTAGTGTCTGCATTAGCTGATCTTAAACCACCATTAACAACGCAAGTGTCTCTTGACCTCGAGACACCTCTCTGTAGAAGAATGAGAAGGCTCCTGGCAAGAGATTACATCTCTATATACCAAGAGGATGCCACACGAGTTGATGCCATCCTGGAGTTTGCAAAGTTGGACTTCAATTTGTTGCAATCTCTTCATCGCGAGGAACTTAAGAACATCACCAA GTGGTGGAATGATTTAGCCTCCTCAAAAAATCTCAGTTTTGCTCGAGATAGATCGGTGGAATGCTATTTCTGGATCCTGGGGGTATACTTTGAGCCCTACTATTCTCGTGCACGAGTGATAACGACCAAGGTGATTGCCCTTACTTCAATTCTAGACGACATATATGATGTCTATAGCACATTGGAGGAGAGTCAACGACTAACTGAGGCAATTCAAAG GTGGGACGTGAAGATTATTCATCAATTACCAGAGTACATGAAAGATTATTATCTAAAGCTAATGCACACctttgaagagtttgaagatttatTGGCTTCCAGTGAGAAATATCGTATAACCTATCTAAAGGAAGCG ATGAAAGATTTATCTGAAGCTTATTTTGAGGAATCCAAATGGAGAGATCAACATTACGTACCAACTTTGGAAGAACATCTACATGTTTCCCTCATCAGTTCAGGATATCCTACGCTCCAATGTGCTTCTTTCGTTGGAATGGGAGAAATAGCAACTAAGGAGGCATTTCAATGGATTACTAGTTTCCCAAAGATTGTCCAAGCTTCTGCAATAATTTGTCGTATCATGAATGACATTACTTCACATGAG TTGGAACAAACTAGGGAACATGTTGCCTCCACAGTCCAATGCTACATGAAAGAATATGGAACAGATGTGCATGTGGCATGTAAGAAGCTCCAAGTTCTAGTTGATGATGCATGGAAGGATATAAATGAAGAGTGCCTCAATCAAACTGCATTCCCTgttgctttacttcaaaggattgtTAATTTTTCACGAATGATGGAAAATATATATAAGTACATCGATGGATACACCAACTCCTCTACGAAGACAAAGGAATATATCTCTTTGTTACTTGTACATCCTGTTCCACTTTGA